Within Salvia splendens isolate huo1 chromosome 21, SspV2, whole genome shotgun sequence, the genomic segment GGTTTTAACGGGGCTAAGGGATCACAGTGTATATGGGTGATAATCCTAGGGGTCTTAAGTTCAAGAAGTATAAGTGAAAACATGATGcagacatgtgaacttagggacaaaactTGGTAACAACCTCCCCATGTATGATTTCATCTTCCCAAACATTTTGGAGATGTTCCCTGGCTAATTAGCCTTATTttccctactttattttcaCCGGGCCATAAAATTTTTCTgcccttctctttttttttatatctgtatttttttcttgggtcaggtAACAACTGTTCCTGCCCATTTTTtgcatttctaatttttttctttttcctggGTCGGATAACATGTATACATTTTTTTCTGCCCATATTCTAACCATTTTTCTCGGGTCAAGTTACAACATTCCTTGCCCGTTTATTATTTCTAACTTTTTCTCGTTTTCCCCTTGTTTTTCAATCTCTCTTATACCCCTACCATCGAGCTACTTCATCCCTGCCCCTATGTTCACATGGCATGAAGGTTAAAGGTTCCAACAAATGGATTTAGTTTAGTCCAGGCCCAAAGAGTTCACTAGGGGGTGCCCTTCTAATGAGGCAGGTTCAACAGATTCGAAAAAATTAAGCTCAAAATGGTTatccctattgcctttagtccttactatctATGTCATTTTTCCTTTAGCATCAATGGCAGCcactctcttttcttttcttaagtgtttagtagaaagtgttctactctaggcTTATATCTCACCTTTACGAGGGCTTCACAGTAAGCTTAAATTCAGGCGttttctatcgttcttacttcttccaactgacttagatttattaaggaaaacgggattcacaaattagcatgtatcctctcttcaattactctccctaaggggcttttgctatttattataccagttatgcaaGCATAGAACCTAATCTACTAACTCTTAGACCTAACAGATTATTTACATGCTTGACACTGACTGCACTAACTActctcccccctcccacttcatccatgcttgtccccaagcaatcccaaTTAAGTGGAAAACATGGCAGTTAGTGGCGACTTGAaacaaacacaacaaaacacaaacttctcacacttagaccaagcattgggctaagtgtaagaaggtAAAACACAAACAAGACATATATACATAACAgtctcctcacacttaggccaagccatgggctaagtgtgagcagatacataagaaacacagaaaacaacaCATGCTAAgcacacaaacttctcacacttaggccaagcaatggcctaagtgggagaaggcataGAAACACCAATAAACAACCTAGCATGCATACtaaaaaactaaaactgaaaaaactaaaataagcTCTGTGTCTGCGGGGGTAAATCCTGCGGAAACTCTGTGTCAGTCGCGTCCGGGTCCGACAGTGGGGGCAGCTGCACCACCTCATACATCTCTAATAGTGACGCCCTTGACACAAAAGAAGCGAGAGACTGTAGAGAGATCTGGCGCGAACCCTGGGTCGCACCTGTAAGGACTACCATTTCGTATCTCCGGATAAATTCCATCGACTTCTCCACATAGACAGTAGTCACTCGCCCCAATGACTCGAGCCACTCCATATCCAATACAACATCCGGGCCATGGACCGGCAAAATATGGAGGTCAAAGAGGAAAGACGTGCCCTGCATGATCTGTTCGGTGCCTTTGGAAATGTGGGAACACAACAACGATTCTCCATTCCCTACATACACCCGGAATAACTTCACCCTAGTGAGCAGAAGGTGAAGCTTCTCCGCAACTCGCAGGTGGCGGAAATCATGGGAGCTATCTGTGTCAACCAGTACGTGCACCGACTCAGCCCCAATCATGCCCATCAAGGTGATGGACTTCGACCTTCTCGTGCCATCAATTGTATGAAGGTGTGACAGGCCAGCTGTAATAATTTCATCAAGGAGTCCATCGCCAGTCTCCTCAATCGGGTCATCCTCATCATTTTCAACTCCCATATAAGCTAGGAATCGATGCTTGCACGCATGCCCAATAGCCCACTTTTCAGGACAATAGTAGCAAAGACCCTGGCGGGACCGTTCCGCCTTTTCCACCGCTGACAACCGAATAATTGGCGTCTTAGGACCCTCTGAACGGGCCGCCGCCTGACCTGGTCGACCCGTGGTAGCCGGCGATGCCTGACTCTGGGTCAGCGCTGGCGTAGAAACCCCCAGCGGGCGCTAGTCTCGCTGATGCCATGGTCGGCGCAGAGCGACGGGTGGCGCTGGGCTCAGGTCCGGGTGGCAGGCTGCCAATTGGACCGCCAAAGCGAATGTCGCTGCCAGTGTGGACGGCTGGTGTAGTAGCACCTCGTCTTGCAGAGGTTGTTTAAGTCCTGACACATACAAATCCAAAAGAACGTGATCAGGCACCCCAACAACATTCTTTTGCAACTTTTCAAAAGCCAATTGATAATCGGAAACCGTACCTGTTTGGTGAAGCTTCTTGAGTAGTCCAACGTGACTGGTATAACATTGAGGGTAGAAACATCGACGTACGTCATCCAAAAACTCATACCATGTGACATATTCATGGCTGGCACAGTAATTCCAAATCCAGTCGGACACTACCGGCTCGAAGAACATAATAACATAATGGAGACGTTGCACCTCCGGTGTTCCGACatgattgaaataaaattaaacccCACAGATCCAATTATTCACCTCTATTCCGTCAAAGCGGGGGGGTTCCATCTTGACCCTCGTGTTGGAGTGCATGTCGTGACCAGCCAGACCAAATTGAGGGCGAATCGTGGGCGGGCCCAGCAGGATAAGGGGTTCACCATCTGTGGTCGGCGTAGTTGAGTACGATCCGGCCCACGGTTGAAGCCTGGATCGAATTGGTGGAGAGAAGCCACAATAGTCACACCCATGGAATCCAAGAAACCCGACAATGGAAGGGAATAGGGTCCTGCGGCAGATGTGAAAGGGCCTAGGGTTTGAGGCAACGTAGAGTGTGTTGCGAATGAGAAAGGACCCGTCAGCGGTTGGCACGTCACCGAAAAAACAAACGGCCCTAATGAAGGAGTTGGAGTGCAGGAGAAAACCGGGAATGGGCTCGAAACTTAGTGTAGGTTGACGGCCGTTGAAAGGGGGAACCGGTTGCGGTCGCGAGGCGACTACCTGATCACCCACATCCAATCTTGATCTCATCTCGTCCACCACAACAGTAAGGTGTTCCAGTTTCAACATAATCGCCAATAACAGTGGTTGGCTGGATGACAGAATCGTCGATTGCGGAAGAGAGACCCCAATGGTCTCCAAGCGGCCGGCCGCAAAGCTGTTCGATGACATCATGACGAAACAAAGGAGTATGAGAACCggtgaaagcaccagatgatacggaGTAACACCGTATCTGATCACTGACGACGGGAAAGACTAAGGGGGAAGTTCGTTCGCAGAGTCTTCCTCCGTCGAGTAGCCGCCGTCCGCTAGGTTTCATGTGAGAAAGTTTTGTAACTTGGATGGAAATTAAAGGAACGATAAAAATAGGGAAAATTCTGGTATATTGATTGTGTATTTCAATGTACAGAATCCCTTTATATatgactaaggaccctaggttTGGTTCGACTCGATCCattccgggaaagaaccaactagAAAACCCGgaacggagcttataattacgccCGACtctaaaaagataaatatttaaatagtcTCACTAAACCCTAATAATATctcaaacaattaaaaaaaacattaaacataATCTACAAACTTCGTCGGGCGTCTTGATTGGGGCTTCGGACGCTCTGGCCAAGGTTCAATCGGGCTTGTTTCCTCCATCTCATCGGTGCTTGCATCCTCTTCGCTCTCTTCAGACTTTCGGTGGTCTTCCTCCTGCACCCTAACCGTTTGTTCTGGTGAGTTACTCATTGTGCCTGTATCACTATATATGAGCCTCTTGTCCTTGTTCAATTTTTTCCTTGATGTTATGTTCttgtttaaattttatatttgtacTTTGTATTGCTCTTGCTGAGACCGTTTCATCGACAATTAGTTTGCTAatcattactccctccgtcccacaataggagtcgctcttattatgggcacaggttttaagaaatgtaaataataatggattgaaaaaattagtggaatatgagactcactttttattctggttttataataaaatgtgagtgaagtgagttagtagaatgtgggacctacttaccatttatggtaaaaataaaatgtgactcttattgtggaacggaCCAAAATgccaaaatgtgactcttattgtgggacggagggagtaccaacTACATAAGTAATTGTCCCAAATTATTTGCTACATTTTCTTTTGTGACAAGAACTTTATCCTCTTTTTCAGTTTATTCTCTCTTCGTTTAACCTTtaaacatcaatttcttaaatttcacACTCAAACGAACTGTATCTAAGTAGATTGGGAcataaaactattaattttgatAACTTAAACTAGTGGTAAATCAATGCACTAACACATCTAGTAGGGTAAAAGTGGAATTCTAATATAGTGTAATAACGACTAATAAAGTACTCTCGCCGTCTATTAAAATATTGTCTAGGTTTActattttggtccgtccatAAAATGTTGTCCATTTcattaactcattacactcacattctcttataaaactaatatataaatgtgagacctatattccactaacttttcttcacatttcttaaaactcgtgccgagtcaaacatggacaatatttggcggacggagggagtaatcaAATGCACAAAAAAAGTTATTGGGTActctccgtccgccattagaagtCATATTTAAGTTtgatacgagttttaaaaaatatgatggaaagtgggtggaaaaaagtagtgaaatgtgagacctatatttatagtattagttttatactaccTACGTCCCTttaaatagaaactatttccatTCAGGGTCGTCccctaaaatagaaactttctagaactttctattttaagacatggacctcacaatccactaacactacttccactatcttttctttttctctcttactttacaattttttcttttcccCTCTCATAGTTTACCaattcttctcttttactttaacaattatgcattaaaactcgtgttgtttcaaatgtttctgTTTTTTAAGGACAGAGGTAGTAATAAAACGAGAGAGGAATTAGTTGGTGAAATTCAAGGTACCtatatcatttatagtaaaaagtgaaCCAGGACTCCTAATAGCAGATGCACTAAAATGATAAACCAGGACTCCTAATGCGCACGAACGAAATATTTCCCTCCGTctcaacttaattgtcactcttttccatttcgatcCGTCCTAACTTAattgtcatatttcatttttaccataaatagtaagtaggtctcacattctactaactcacttcactcatattttattataaaactaatataaaaaagtgggtctcacattccactaatttttccaaccaaattttctttacatttcttaaaacacgtgcccactgcaagagtgacaattaagttgggacgaagggagtttTAACGTAGTGTAGAATGAAAATGTTTTCGAAAAGAGTAATATGGGAGAAAAAAGCCCGAATCCAGGAAGCCCATAATTAAAGTGAAAAGCCCAAATGAAAGTAGGGTTTTCTTGAACTCTTCTTTACCATCTCAAATCCGCAGAACCCTACATTAGCTATTGCCCCCGCCCACGGCTTCAGAGAGATTGAGAATCGGCGAAAATGGTGACATACAAAGTATGCGTTCACTGTCTATCTCAATTCGATCGTTGATTCAATTTGTTTGTGTGTTGAAACCCCTAACAATGAGTActgatttgattttttaaatggCGGTGTTTGCAGTTCCACCAGTATCAGGTGGTCGGAAGAGCTCTGCCGACGGAGACGGATGAGCACCCCAAGATCTACCGCATGAAGCTGTGGGCGACCAACGAGGTCCGCGCCAAGTCCAAATTCTGGTAATTTTGAGCTTTGGTGTAGAATTCTGTGTTTTCCAGTGCCTGATGAACTAGATTCATTCGTGTTCGTCATTGGATGAATGAATTGTTGGTTTATTTTGTGGAAAATTAGATAAATCATTCTTATTTTGTGGTGAATTTAACTTGGTAATATTAGGTTATACTGAGAAATTGATTTGGGGTAGGATTGCTGGATTGAAATTGAATGTGTGTGTTTATCTATGAAGGTACTTTCTGAGGAAATTGAAGAAGGTGAAGAAGAGTAATGGTCAGGTTCTTGCTATCAATGAGGTATATGCTTGATTGAAACCTTGTCTTTTATGTTTATATCTTAATAAATGTGTTGTTTTGATTAAATTTAGTTGACACTTGACAACTCTTTGATGATATAAGGATATAAGTTGGATTTGATAATGTGCTGTGTGTTTCATATGTTTGGACATTGATGTTTCGGtgcattttatataaaataaaccaGTGATAGTAAGGCCTAGTTTTATTGTCTTCCACACTTGTGAACTCCAGATTTTCATCTAGAGATTTCGCAGAAATAAGCACAATGTGATTACATGTATCATCCTTTttgttatgtttgtttttttatcccTTTTGCAGCACATATCATCCTTTTCTTGGTTTGAATATGTGATTGCCTTTGTGTGTAGTTATTGTTCGCCATGTAATGAACTTAAAACTCGTGTACTGAATGTGCATCCTGTGCCATTTCTGTCATTATAGATTTTCGAAAAGAACCCCACAACAATTAAGAACTATGGGATCTGGTTGAGGTATCAAAGCAGGACTGGCTACCACAACATGTACAAGGAGTACCGTGACACCACCCTGAacggtggtgttgagcagatGTACACCGAGATGGCTTCCCGCCACAGAGTCCGCCATCACTGCATCCAGATCATCAAGACTGCGACCGTCCCAGCTAAGCTTTGCAAGAGGGAGAGCACAAAGCAGTTCCACAACTCCAAGATCAAGTTCCCCCTGATGTACAGGAAAGTGAGGCCACCAACGAGGAAGCTCAAAACCACATACAAGGCAACCAGGCCCAACCTGTTCGTGTAAGATGCTTTGTCGTCTGTGGGAAGACGAGAGCCCTATATTTCTGCAAGCTATTATCAGTTTTGACTTTTGCTGGAGTTGTAACATGTCTTGCTTGTTTACCTTGCACAATAGACTTTTATCTATAGAGTTTGTTGAATGTTCTTGTGATATTCAGGTTATATGGTTCTTAAGATGCTCGTCTATGGGTTATGTTTTTTCGTTCTTATTTCGCTCGggtaataaatattttttaaaaatatgtttaGTGAATCAGTTTTATTCTAGTAATATTTTAAACTAATCTTTAGTACAATTGAAGATTTTAAAGATTTTTTCAAACTATTTAGTTGTTCAAGTGAAGCTAGGTATAGATGTTGCGTTCCTTTTTAGTTGATCAAGATTGCcaccgtcccataaaaatagagaaaacaaataaaatacaagCATTATGATGTGTAATTTTTTAGTTCAAATATTATATGCAagatcacacaagtttaataaattaactctaaaattacaaccttttatgcaagagtacagatgtagttgtagtaaaagagtgtcgatCCACATGGAAGGTAAAGATTAACTAACTCCAAAACAACGAAAACACATACTAACGAGGTATTTTGATTTGAAGGTTTTGATTTCAAAATTATGCAAACACAAATAGAAGAACTAAAACAAGTAAGACGATTTAAGAGAAGAACATGTTACTCCAAACACTCATGGATAATACAATGATTTATTCTAAAATCCAACTTTATCTTATGAATTACGGGACTTTACAAACAATGGACGATGTTAGCACTGAACATGCTTGACATACAAAAGTTCAAGAATAGTTGAACACATATTCTAAAAAAAACTTATCTTCGTTAATCTAAGAATCCTACGAATGCGCGAGAATCAGAGATCAACTACTATTAGCACATGAAATCCATtatcaaattatcatttgaacaaATCTAATTGATAACTCATTACCACAATGATCCAACTTAttcaaagttaaagagacatttaAATAAACATAA encodes:
- the LOC121785496 gene encoding 60S ribosomal protein L18a-like, whose protein sequence is MVTYKFHQYQVVGRALPTETDEHPKIYRMKLWATNEVRAKSKFWYFLRKLKKVKKSNGQVLAINEIFEKNPTTIKNYGIWLRYQSRTGYHNMYKEYRDTTLNGGVEQMYTEMASRHRVRHHCIQIIKTATVPAKLCKRESTKQFHNSKIKFPLMYRKVRPPTRKLKTTYKATRPNLFV